In Rhodococcus sp. NBC_00297, the following are encoded in one genomic region:
- a CDS encoding acyl-CoA dehydrogenase family protein encodes MTTVAARAHSVDELNDVRALARDFFASEVAPRREEFATAGRPDREVYRSAGRHGLLGMSVPEQYGGGGGDFRHEAVLFEEQVRAGDSSLQLGVHCGIVPHYLLAYASERNKLRWLPRLCSGEWIGAIAMTEPGTGSDLQAIRTRAVRNGDDYVVTGSKTFISNGGSCDLLIIAVKTDPDAGARGVSLLVAEVSDDTPGFTRGQLLHKIGQKGQDTTELTFDGMRVPVPHLLGDTEGHGFVQLMEQLPQERLICGVAASAMIDSAVRECVAYTKSRNAFGRTIFDLQNTRFELAECATLGRVVDTFVRDAVDKHLTGDLDVPTAAMVKYWTTDRQVEVVDRCLQLFGGYGYMEEYPIARMYLDSRISRIYAGANEVMKDIVARSL; translated from the coding sequence ATGACGACCGTTGCCGCCAGGGCGCACAGCGTCGACGAACTCAACGATGTCCGTGCCCTGGCGCGGGACTTCTTCGCGAGCGAGGTGGCACCCCGGCGAGAGGAGTTCGCCACAGCGGGTCGTCCTGATCGCGAGGTCTACCGCAGCGCTGGCCGCCACGGACTGCTCGGGATGTCCGTTCCCGAGCAGTACGGCGGCGGAGGCGGGGACTTCCGCCATGAGGCCGTGCTGTTCGAGGAGCAGGTCAGGGCCGGCGACTCGTCTCTCCAACTCGGAGTGCATTGCGGGATCGTTCCGCATTACTTGCTCGCGTACGCCTCGGAGAGAAACAAGCTGAGGTGGTTGCCCCGCCTGTGTTCGGGGGAATGGATCGGCGCCATCGCCATGACCGAACCCGGTACCGGGTCCGACCTGCAGGCGATACGGACGCGGGCAGTCCGGAACGGCGATGACTATGTCGTGACGGGAAGCAAGACCTTCATTTCCAACGGCGGCAGCTGCGACCTTCTCATCATTGCGGTCAAGACCGACCCGGACGCGGGGGCGCGAGGGGTGTCATTGCTGGTGGCAGAGGTATCCGACGACACGCCCGGTTTCACCCGTGGTCAGTTGCTGCACAAGATCGGACAGAAAGGTCAGGACACGACCGAGCTGACGTTCGACGGCATGCGTGTGCCTGTGCCTCATCTGCTGGGAGATACGGAGGGGCACGGCTTCGTGCAGCTGATGGAGCAACTTCCCCAGGAACGCCTCATCTGCGGCGTCGCCGCGAGCGCGATGATCGACTCTGCGGTCCGGGAGTGCGTCGCGTACACAAAATCGCGCAATGCGTTCGGACGCACCATTTTCGACCTCCAGAACACGCGATTCGAACTGGCCGAGTGCGCCACCCTCGGACGCGTCGTCGACACGTTCGTTCGCGATGCCGTCGACAAGCACCTCACCGGTGACCTCGATGTTCCGACGGCGGCAATGGTGAAGTACTGGACCACAGACCGACAGGTCGAGGTGGTCGATCGCTGCCTTCAGTTGTTCGGCGGGTACGGGTACATGGAGGAATACCCCATCGCGCGCATGTACCTCGACAGCCGCATCTCGCGCATCTACGCCGGCGCCAACGAAGTCATGAAAGACATCGTGGCTCGCTCGCTATGA
- a CDS encoding GAF and ANTAR domain-containing protein: MDKEDAHRATQDSVRESDTPHVRWGHPGQEADLRGALGTSVDTDEGLDRALRSLVALSSKAIDGAASCGVTVHVANRMFTAVHSDARTLRVDADQYEAGSGPCLHAARTGEVVRVDSVQAERRWPRFADTAREENIHSFLAVPLSTERRRFGSLNLYGEAPSAFTESDVDTAVGLTAMLSEVLGDYDRFDTLRSEVQGLREAMAHRGPIEQAKGILMAVHGVSADEAFQVMVERSQHTNRKVRDLAVELIESVRDPQKRPR, from the coding sequence ATGGACAAGGAGGACGCGCACCGGGCGACGCAGGACTCGGTCCGCGAGAGCGACACTCCGCACGTGCGGTGGGGCCACCCCGGGCAGGAGGCCGACCTCCGCGGCGCGCTCGGGACGTCCGTCGACACCGATGAGGGACTCGACCGTGCGTTGCGGTCGTTGGTGGCGCTGTCGTCGAAGGCCATCGACGGCGCCGCCAGTTGCGGGGTCACCGTGCACGTGGCGAACCGCATGTTCACCGCCGTGCACAGCGACGCCCGCACCCTGCGCGTGGACGCCGACCAGTACGAAGCCGGATCCGGACCGTGCCTGCACGCCGCCCGCACCGGAGAGGTCGTCCGGGTCGACTCGGTCCAAGCCGAGCGGCGGTGGCCACGGTTCGCCGACACCGCCCGCGAGGAGAACATCCACTCGTTCCTCGCCGTGCCGCTCAGCACCGAACGCAGGCGATTCGGCTCACTCAACCTCTACGGGGAAGCGCCGTCGGCGTTCACCGAATCCGACGTCGACACCGCAGTCGGCCTGACCGCCATGCTCTCGGAGGTGCTCGGGGACTACGACCGCTTCGACACCCTGCGCTCCGAGGTGCAGGGGCTGCGCGAGGCGATGGCGCACCGAGGCCCGATCGAGCAGGCCAAGGGCATCCTGATGGCCGTGCACGGCGTCTCCGCCGACGAGGCGTTCCAGGTGATGGTGGAGCGGTCCCAGCACACCAACCGCAAGGTGCGCGACCTCGCCGTCGAGCTCATCGAATCGGTGCGGGACCCACAGAAACGGCCCCGCTGA
- a CDS encoding GAF and ANTAR domain-containing protein: MPDNRESGGDPEPGSLGRALAEMARTIQVDHGSVDETLAAITAHAVELIPGADHAGITLVTKNHKVDYRAATDALPRVIDRLQEQCGEGPCLDTVWKHHSVRVTDMAAEDRWPIFAPAAAGRGVRSMLTFRLYTHHDHLGALNLYSDTSHGFDDTDDDAGVLLATHAAVALVAAEREAQLESALVTRDVIGQAKGIIMERYDLRADAAFSMLVRLSQDWHIPVNDLAERIARRDSE; the protein is encoded by the coding sequence ATGCCCGACAACCGGGAGAGCGGTGGCGATCCGGAGCCAGGATCGTTGGGACGGGCGCTGGCCGAGATGGCCCGCACCATTCAAGTCGATCATGGCAGCGTCGACGAGACCCTCGCTGCCATTACCGCCCATGCGGTGGAGCTGATTCCCGGCGCCGACCATGCCGGCATCACCCTCGTGACCAAGAACCACAAGGTCGACTACCGTGCCGCCACCGACGCCCTGCCCCGCGTCATCGATCGACTTCAAGAACAGTGCGGAGAGGGCCCCTGTCTCGACACTGTGTGGAAACACCACAGTGTCCGAGTGACCGACATGGCCGCCGAGGATCGGTGGCCCATTTTTGCCCCCGCCGCCGCAGGTCGAGGCGTGCGCTCGATGCTCACCTTCCGCCTGTACACCCACCACGACCACCTCGGGGCGCTCAACCTGTATTCCGACACTTCGCACGGGTTCGATGACACCGACGACGACGCCGGAGTCCTGCTCGCCACTCACGCCGCCGTCGCTCTCGTCGCCGCCGAACGAGAAGCGCAACTCGAATCGGCCCTCGTGACCAGGGATGTCATCGGTCAGGCGAAGGGCATCATCATGGAACGCTACGACCTCCGAGCCGATGCGGCGTTCTCGATGCTGGTGCGTCTGTCGCAGGACTGGCACATACCCGTCAACGACCTCGCCGAACGCATCGCCCGACGAGACAGCGAGTGA
- a CDS encoding ANTAR domain-containing protein, whose amino-acid sequence MSQHQPADSPDDTKQAARLRSALDHRRIEAMAVGIVMVIDDVGILEATARIAADAQRQGMDIHALAATICHTRIYP is encoded by the coding sequence ATGTCGCAGCACCAGCCAGCCGATTCACCCGACGACACCAAACAAGCCGCACGTCTGCGGTCTGCTCTAGACCACCGGCGCATCGAGGCGATGGCGGTGGGCATCGTGATGGTGATCGACGACGTCGGCATTCTCGAGGCCACCGCCCGAATCGCCGCCGACGCGCAGCGTCAAGGTATGGACATCCATGCTCTCGCCGCGACGATCTGCCATACACGTATCTATCCGTGA